In Fragaria vesca subsp. vesca linkage group LG5, FraVesHawaii_1.0, whole genome shotgun sequence, the genomic stretch NNNNNNNNNNNNNNNNNNNNNNNNNNNNNNNNNNNNNNNNNNNNNNNNNNNNNNNNNNNNNNNNNNNNNNNNNNNNNNNNNNNNNNNNNNNNNNNNNNNNNNNNNNNNNNNNNNNNNNNNNNNNNNNNNNNNNNNNNNNNNNNNNNNNNNNNNNNNNNNNNNNNNNNNNNNNNNNNNNNNNNNNNNNNNNNNNNNNNNNNNNNNNNNNNNNNNNNNNNNNNNNNNNNNNNNNNNNNNNNNNNNNNNNNNNNNNNNNNNNNNNNNNNNNNNNNNNNNNNNNNNNNNNNNNNNNNNNNNNNNNNNNNNNNNNNNNNNNNNNNNNNNNNNNNNNNNNNNNNNNNNNNNNNNNNNNNNNNNNNNNNNNNNNNNNNNNNNNNNNNNNNNNNNNNNNNNNNNNNNNNNNNNNNNNNNNNNNNNNNNNNNNNNNNNNNNNNNNNNNNNNNNNNNNNNNNNNNNNNNNNNNNNNNNNNNNNNNNNNNNNNNNNNNNNNNNNNNNNNNNNNNNNNNNNNNNNNNNNNNNNNNNNNNNNNNNNNNNNNNNNNNNNNNNNNNNNNNNNNNNNNNNNNNNNNNNNNACCGCGTACTCTCTCACTTTCTCTCTTCTCTCTTCCTCAATCACTCCTCTCAATCCCTCCTCCCTCAATCAAGAGTAAGCCACTGTCACTTGATTAGGGTTCGTTGATTTGGGGAGTTCGTCGATTTGGGGGTTCGTCCATTTGGCGCGTCACTCGATTTCTTCCAATGTGGTTCGAGGTTTGTACTCTTCTCCTTTCTCCGATTAGGTTTCTGGGTTGGTATTATTAGTTGAGCTGCTAAGCCTCTAGTCCCAGTTGCTCTCTCTTTCTCTAATCAAGTTTATAAAGTAGGAACCGATGCGACTGTTTAGTAGTAACCACACTTCATTCACACCGGTTTTGTCTTTTCTTGAATCCCCCAACTTGGTCTTTCTCTCTCATTGTTCATAGCTTTCTCTTCTTCCAGTTGAGGCTTCTCTGTTCTTGTCTTGCATTCTGAGAAGAAACGCTGTCGTTTTGGTCTTGTTGGAGTTTCAAGGAGTTGGTAATAGAGGTAAGAGTAATTTGGGTTCTAAATTTTGAATTTTTTTTTGTAGTTTTGCGGTTGTTTGGTTGCTGAAATAGTGTTTGATCCAATGTGTGATGTGATTACTAAAAAAGATGGGAACTTGAGAACAATCACGGCTTGAATTGCTTGTTCTGTACTTTATTTGATGTTTTGTAACTGTATAGTGTTTGGATTTTGGCTTTTGTTTCGGTTTTTAAGGAAAATGGTGCATAAGAACCCTAAAGATTCTGTCTTTTTTTTGGGCTTGAGTTCATGGTTTGCTAATGGGATTGTTAGTTTTCAATTGTTGAGAAAAATTAGTTTTATGAAAAATTCTTCAATATGAACACATTTGTAGTAGTACTAACCCTTGTAGATTAATTTTTACAACAATGTCAGTCGCGCACCGCTAGGATATGCACTGCGGATACCAGCCAACACAAGCATAGGCTGCTGTCCAAGTCCGTTGTTAGCCATGGCCAACCTTGGATATTGTTGTAGCACTTTCCATGCAACATCTGAAGTACGTAGATATGTCAAGCAACGAGTTATAGGCCTAATCAAGGCCAAAATCTTATGCCTTATTGAGGTCAATGATCATTTTTCTTTAACCATAATATTTGAAACATTTAATCGATCTTACCGAGTCCTTTGGGACGCCAGATACACATAGTAATAAGTTCAGCGCCCTGTCTTCCATTGTCACTGATGAAGCCTCATCGGGAGTGAGAGAAAAGAGACAACGAGCCATTTCCCATTTGTTTCGACTAACAGCCCTCACAACTGGAATATATTTGCCAGGCCAACTACTGATCTTAACTATTTCCCGGTTCTTTTCAACCATGGTTCTAGCTATCTGAATCCTGTGTACACTTTTGTACACGCTGCAACTATAACACCATCTAAAGCTGTACGGCCGTTCCCGTCTTTCATTTCCAAAATCTTCTTCTCTCATCGACGACAACAACTCTTTCAAGGTATGCGTTTCTCCGTTCATGGCGGCTATGTGAAGATCACTGCCTCCGGTGTCTAGAATTCAAAATAAAAAAGTTAACATATTTGGAGAAATAAGTAGAGAATGCGTTGCAGAGGCTTGCCATAATTTATTTTCAGTAAATAAGTAGAGACAATATAATTTTTTCTTTTCTATTACTACGTTTTTTTTTTAAACTTTTTATTAAATAACTCTTACACCCTACATATGTCAATGAGTTTTGAACCCATGACCTCGATGTTGTTAGTTAACATTCTATTACACATTCACACTCCTTAATAGCTACTAGGTAATTTGGCAAATATATGGTTTGAAACAAAGTTTTTTTTTTGTTCTTTTTATTTTATATTTACGAAATGTACATTCACACTCCTTAGAGCAAGTCCACCCCAACCCTAAAAATAAGACCCAGGCCTTAAGTCACCTCAAAAGAAGACCCAGGAAAAAAAACCCAAATCCACCCTTTAAATTTCTTTGACCTAGGTCAGGCCTAGGTCATTATCTGGGTCAAACCCATGACCTAGGCAATGAAAAATGAAGACGTGGGCCTTCGTCGCCACATCAGCCCAACAACAGGGCTCCACTCTTGCGTCAGCCACGTGAAGCAACAATTGACGCGGGCCTTGCATACGTGTGTTTCACGGAGCATTACCATCCTTTCATATTCACGTGTGTTGCACTTGCTATTGCAACATGCAAGACAAACTCCCACACTCCAAGGACATGTGTCAAAAGAGCTGTTGGTTGGTCTCAATATTTAAATAGATTTTTACAAATAAATTCTTTACCCTAATTTCTTTAAGCATTTTCTAATTAGTTAATGAAAAAAATTAGAATATGCTACCAAAAGTCACCCATTGGCTACGAATAATTTTAGAAAACTTTTGGGTATTGTTTATCCTAGTTTGAATTAAATTTTATAATTCCATATGTCATGGTATTTATTTAATTTGATGCTAAATAATATTCTAATTAATATAAACTCTTATATACATCATACTTTAATATTTACATAAACTAATAATACTTTTTTTCCGGTAAAACTAAATTCACTTATGTTATATATTTTAGTTAGTATTTATCATTTATTTGTATTATAAATATTTATTAATTAATAAAAAAGTAACATAAAATTTAATAAATCGTAAATACCACGTGACGACCCAGATCATTCACAAAACGGGTGAAAACTGCTACTCTGTTTCACTACCACGTGACGACCCAGGTCACACCCGTGACTCAGGCCTTCCCAAACGGAGATCTATATATGGTTACTTTAATAGCTACTAGGTAATTTGGCAAATGGTTTGAAACTAAAGTTTTTTTTTTTTTTTTGTTCTTTTTATTTTATTTTTACGGAATGGACTTCAAGCCTTTATAACCAAGAAAATGACAATTACAAGAACTTTTGATTGACTTCAAGTCCCTCTCTCTAGCGAGAGTTAGGGTTAGAGTGGCTGAGGAAACTTTGAGCGCGCAATTCTCCTTGTCGGCGGTCTCTGGATGCGGTGGTTGCTGAGTGTGGGGGAGTGGTTTTGCTTTCTGGTAACCTGGTACTTAGTGAAGATGGACGACATCATCTCAGGAATTTCCAAGAATCTTGCAATTGTGGATGAGGAAGAATTGAACATCGTCCAAGTCGAAGATCCGAAGGAGATTGCCTCAGGGAGATATTGGCTTGTCGGCAAACTTTTAACCAATAAGTCTTATTGCTTTGAGGCCCTCCGAAATACTCTGAAACGTATCTGGTTGGTGAAGGGAGAGGTGATAGTTTTCAAGTGGGAAGACTCGGATCGGATCTTGTTCTCTTTCGAATCTGATAAGGATAGAGGGAGGGTGTTGAGAGGAAGTCCTTGGACTTTTGACAACGCTCTAGTATTACTCGCTGCTTTGGATGGAGCAAGTAATCCCAATTCAGTTCCATTGGAGACTCAAGCGTTTTGGATTAGGGTTCGAGGTATTGAGCCTGAGTTTATAACGCCAAAGCTTGCAGAGAGAACTGGTAGACAACTGGGCATCTTCTATCCCATTGGAGGTGGTTTTAGTGAAGATGGCAGTGGAAGATTCCTCCGAATAAGAGTAGGTTTGTCTGTCACAAAGCCACTTCAACGATGGTTGAAGCTCTCAATTGCTGGACGTTCTTTAACAGAGAAACTACAGCTGGAATATGAACATTTGCCTTATCTATGCTTTTTTTGTGTGAGATTAGACCATGTTAGCTCTGGCTGTGTACTCCATAAGGAGGGTGTGATCCCAGATGAGCGGTTTGGTAGATGGAAAACGCTGGCTAAGAATGTTTTTTCCATAGACCTAGTTTGTCAGGAACAGGGAAGGCTTTTTGGTTTAATTCCCAAACCAAAAGGATGGTCAATCAGCGTGTCGGAAAATGAGTTGTTTGATAGGGTCCGAACGCGAGAAGATTTTGAGAATGCTCATAGAGGTCCGGGAACGGAGATGGAAGTGGATAAACCGGCGGAGGATGCTCAGGTGGAGCCATTGGCCAAGCACCGCCGTGCGGGACAGACAACGGTGATGGAGGTTGATCCGGGAAAATCTCAACTGAGCGATTCTCGGGATCTAATTGAGATTGATGTGTGAAAGTTGAGGGATAGATTTTCTGGAATTAAGGGATTTGCTGTCGGTCAATCTCAACTGGGCGGGGTTCAAAAGAAGTCAAAAGAGAGTAATTCAAATTTAATAATAAATGAGGAGGGGAATGGGTTGACGGATGGAAGGACTTTTGTTGGCCCAATTAATCCTGGGGCCCAAGTCTCCAAGGTGTATCCTCAAATAGATAAGGGCACAACCTTCTCTCATGCCTGAGACCAGTTTCTAAAGCGTGTTATAGGAGACGAGGCGTTGGCACAGGTAGAGACGTCAATCCCTAACTCTAATTTGGGAAATCCATATTCAAACTCTCCTGCTAATTTTGTAGGCAAGAATTCTGAGAAAGGTTTGTCTAGAGAAGTGGGGTCTGCCAGCGATGTCAGGAAGAAAGAAAGAGGGAGTGGGAAGAGAGGAGGGGAGCAAAAAGGATGCAGAGGCCATGGTCAGGTGTCCTCGATGCTGGATAAGGGGAAGGCAATTTCGACGGCAGAAGAGAAGGAGATGGCGAAAGGGACTGAGGTAGGGAAGGGAGATAAAGCTAGGAGAGGCCGCAAGGGCCTTGTTGTGGGTGGTAGGAGCCGCAACAAGGCTACAAAATCATCCTCCTCTGCTAAATCGGTCTCGGTAAGTGATGTTGCTCATGAAAAAACCGTGATGGGTTCCGGTCATTGGACCCATCACGAGAAATGATAGGTGTTAGCTGGAATGTGCGGGGACTGGGGAACCCGCATAATTTCAGAGCCCTGAAGAGATTTCTTCGGGCAAAAGACCCCTATTTGGTTTTTCTGATGGAGACAAAGAAGTCGAAGGCAGAAATGACCGATATTTGCTATGATTTAGGATTTGGTGGTTGTTGTGTAGTGGGTAAGGTAGGTCGAAGTAGTGGAGGTTTGGCTATGTTTTGGAGGAAGGGTTTAGCGGTGCGACCTCTGGGATCTTCAATGGGACATATAGATGTGGAAGTACAACTTGATTCAGGACTAGTTCGTATTTCAGGGTTCTATGGTAATCCAGAGACTAGTAATAGATGGGCTTCATGGGAATTGCTACGCAGGATTGCAGCTTCGGTTGAAGGGCCTTGGATCACTTTTGGGGACTTCAATGAATTGAGAGATGCAAATGAGAAAAAAGGTGGTTCAGACCGAATAGAGTCCCAGATGCAAAAGTTTGTCGAAGCAATTGATGATTATGGACTCCAGGATGTGGAGGTCTCAGGTCCTTTGTTTACATGGAGAAGGGGAGATTGGAACGTCTTGACAGGAGTTTGATTAACCAAGAAGCTGCTGAGATGTTTCCTCGCATTCATGAGCTGCATATTGATGTAGGAGAGTCAGACCACATACCCATTCTCATTTATACTGATGGCTTGCCGACTAAGAAATGCGACAAGAGGCAGGAGCATAGGAGGTTCCTTTTTTAGGGCTTTTGGACTAAGGAAGCAAATTGTGGTAAGATAATTTCAGAGAGATGGACTTGTAGAGGTGCACAAGGGGTGAAGGAAAACTTGCTCTCTGTCGCACAATCTCTAGTGCGGTGGAGTAGGGACACTATTGGTAATATTCCGAGGCAAATTAACAGGATGAATAGTGAATTGCAATCTCTGCCTTTTGATAGTACAAATAGTGAGGTGGTGGAGAGAAGAATTTCAGTAGTTGCTGAGCTACAAAAATTAATGGAGTATGAAGAACAGATGTGGAGGTAGAAATCTCGGATTGATTGGCTCAGTGAAGGGGATCAAAATACCAAGTTCTTCCACGGTTATGCAAAAGCGAGAGGTCGAAGGAATAGAGTTGGAAGAATTATGAATGCTGCCGGGGAATGGCAAGAGACATCTAAGGGTATTAAAGAGGCTTTTATTAGTTATTTCCAGAATATTTTTGCTTCAGAAGGGTGTAACCATATGGAGCTGGTTCTGGATGCTATTCCTCAGAAGATATCAGATGCTATGAACAATCGTTTATGTCAACCGTATGAAAGAGGTGAGATTGAGCAGGCTTTAAAGCAGATGGCTCCAGATAAAGCTCCAGGAGAGGATGGGTTCTCTGCGAGATTTTTCCAAGAGTACTGGTCGGTGGTGGGAGATGATGTCAGTGACTTGTGCTTGAGAGTGTTGAATGAAGGAGCTGAGTTGACTGGTATTAATCATACTTTAATCGCTTTAATCCCAAAGGTTGAAAATCCGCAACAAGTCCCTGATTTTCGACCGATAAGTTTGTGCAATGTGATTTACAAGCTAATCTCAAAAGCCATTGTGAATCGCTTGAAAGGAGTACTGCCAGATGTTATTTCTCAATTCCAAAGTGCCTTTGGCCCTGGTCGTTGCATCCATGACAATGTGATCACAGCTTTTGAGTTGATTCATTCTATCAAAACTCGACAGACTGGTGACCAGCCGCATTGTGTTCTTAAGTTGGATATTAGTAAGGCATACGATTGGGTGGAGTGGGTGTTTCTACAGGGAGTTTTGACCAAGTTCGGGTTTGATGAGAAGCTGGTAGAGCTGATAATGCGATGTGTTCGGTCAGTGTCCTTCAGTGTTCTTTGGAATGGTGAAGCAGTGGGGTTGATTAATCCAACCAGGGGTCTAAGACAAGGCGATCCTCTTTCGCCTTATTTGTTCCTAATGGTGTCAGAAGGTCTTACTGGTTTATTACAAAAAGCTGATCGAGAGGGAATGATCCATGGGGTTAAAGCAGCTGTCGATGCACCAATTATTTCTCACCTGTTATTCGCTGATGACAGCTTGCTTTTCGGTAGAGCTGAAATACATGAGGCAATTCATGTCAAGCAGTGTCTATTACTTTATGAGAGTGCTGCTGGGCAAAAAATTAATTTCCAAAAATCTGCAATTGCTTTTGGTCCGGGACTAGATGATCAGACAAAGCTGGAAATAACTCAGATGTTAGGATTGCCAATGGTGGACTGTCATGAGAAGTATTTGGGACTCCCAACCATAGCTGGTAGAAACAAGAAAGGTATGTTCAAGAGAATTATTGAGAGACTGGACTTTCATTTACAGGGATGGTAGTCGAAGTTACTTTCTAAAGCTGGAAAATTTGTGCTGGTAAAGGCAGTTGCACAAGCTATTCCTACATACTCTATGTCAGTTTTCAAGCTTCCCAAGGGTGTTTGCTGTAAGTTTCAATCCAAGGTGGCGAAGTTTTGGTGGGGCAAAAAAGGGAATAAGAGGGGTATTCATTGGTGCAAATGGGATCTGTTATGCCGTAATAAGAAGGAAGGTGGACTGGGGTTCAGAGATTTGGAGGGTTTTAACCAAGCCTTATTAGCAAAGACAGTTTGGAGAATTGTGTTACATCCAGACTCGATAATTAACAGAGTGTTTCATGCTAAATATGTACGCAACGGTGATTGGGCAGCTACAGGAGTGGGGGTAAAGCCTTCCTTTGTCTGGCCGGGATTGGTATGGGGGAAAGATCTTATGTGTGCTGGTATAAGGTGGAGGATAGGTTCTGGAGACCTAGTTAAAATTTGGGGAGATAAATGGCTTCCAACTCCTTGGTCCTTTAAGGTGGTAACTCCTTGCTTTATGGATCCAAATGCAAGGGTCAGCCAGCTTATGAGCCAACCAGGTATGTGGGATATGAATTTTATCAAGCAACATTTTCTTCCTGTTGATGTGGAAAAAATATTAGCTGTTCCTTTATGTGATGGGAATGGAGGGGATGTTGCTGTATGGCACTTTAGTGATGATGGACGGTTCTCTGTTAAATCTGGATATTGGTTTGGGATGGAAATGAAGAGGTTAGAGAAGGGTTCGAGTAGTGGTAGTGGGCATGTTAATTCAAACTCCATTAATA encodes the following:
- the LOC101300737 gene encoding uncharacterized protein LOC101300737, with product MIGVSWNVRGLGNPHNFRALKRFLRAKDPYLVFLMETKKSKAEMTDICYDLGFGGCCVVGKVGRSSGGLAMFWRKGLAVRPLGSSMGHIDVEVQLDSGLVRISGFYGNPETSNRWASWELLRRIAASVEGPWITFGDFNELRDANEKKGGSDRIESQMQKFVEAIDDYGLQDVEVSGPLFTWRRGDWNVLTGV
- the LOC101301019 gene encoding putative ribonuclease H protein At1g65750-like, with product MNAAGEWQETSKGIKEAFISYFQNIFASEGCNHMELVLDAIPQKISDAMNNRLCQPYERGEIEQALKQMAPDKAPGEDGFSARFFQEYWSVVGDDVSDLCLRVLNEGAELTGINHTLIALIPKVENPQQVPDFRPISLCNVIYKLISKAIVNRLKGVLPDVISQFQSAFGPGRCIHDNVITAFELIHSIKTRQTGDQPHCVLKLDISKAYDWVEWVFLQGVLTKFGFDEKLVELIMRCVRSVSFSVLWNGEAVGLINPTRGLRQGDPLSPYLFLMVSEGLTGLLQKADREGMIHGVKAAVDAPIISHLLFADDSLLFGRAEIHEAIHVKQCLLLYESAAGQKINFQKSAIAFGPGLDDQTKLEITQMLGLPMVDCHEKYLGLPTIAGRNKKVAQAIPTYSMSVFKLPKGVCCKFQSKVAKFWWGKKGNKRGIHWCKWDLLCRNKKEGGLGFRDLEGFNQALLAKTVWRIVLHPDSIINRVFHAKYVRNGDWAATGVGVKPSFVWPGLVWGKDLMCAGIRWRIGSGDLVKIWGDKWLPTPWSFKVVTPCFMDPNARVSQLMSQPGMWDMNFIKQHFLPVDVEKILAVPLCDGNGGDVAVWHFSDDGRFSVKSGYWFGMEMKRLEKGSSSGSGHVNSNSINIWSLIWDLLVPNKVKLFLWRACHAFLPCVERLFKRNICSHSGCGRCGEGEETVVHSLCWCRVAKKVWKCTYWRGVYKSWQISSFADLFGLVAMEGNIKNTELFALICWWLWKDRNEVFHGKKGLEPRQIVEKCLEWQREFSGVMLRRKNLQMGGGNGVEVQQSHGEVGRSSTHEQAAKLYFDGACDNNTNIVGIGAVVLSDNGELMGAISVPMEAVLKPHIIEALALWHGMKLCRQMGVTKLAIAGDAVNVINAIGRNVLDLSDIGGIMDAVRRMKAEFEWVSWKHVRKRQNKIAHTLARHALKMVQSMFCYDSGPPWLHEVIVAHSRS